From the Acidovorax carolinensis genome, one window contains:
- the asd gene encoding aspartate-semialdehyde dehydrogenase — translation MSNKLVGLVGWRGMVGSVLMDRMIEEKDFDLIEPLFFSTSNAGGKAPAQARNETTLQDAFNIDALKRCEIIITAQGGDYTNEVYPKLRAAGWTGHWIDAASSLRMEKNAVIVLDPVNMPVIKNALANGGKDWIGGNCTVSCMLMGVGALYKAGLVEWMSTQTYQAASGGGAQHMRELLTQYGTLNGEVKALLDDPKSAILEIDRKVIAKQRALTSAETANFGVPLGGSLIPWIDKDLGNGMSKEEWKGMAETNKILGMGEGFNAAAIPVDGFCVRVGAMRCHSQALTFKLKKDVPVADIEAMIAADNPWAKVVPNTREATIKDLTPVAVTGTMNIPVGRIRKLAMGPEYVGAFTIGDQLLWGAAEPLRRMLRILLDA, via the coding sequence ATGAGCAACAAGTTGGTAGGTTTGGTCGGCTGGCGCGGCATGGTCGGCTCGGTGTTGATGGATCGCATGATCGAAGAAAAAGACTTCGATCTGATCGAGCCATTGTTCTTCTCCACGTCCAACGCGGGTGGCAAGGCTCCCGCCCAGGCCAGGAACGAAACCACGCTGCAAGACGCCTTCAACATCGATGCCCTGAAGCGCTGCGAAATCATCATCACGGCCCAGGGCGGCGACTACACCAATGAGGTGTATCCCAAGCTGCGCGCCGCAGGCTGGACGGGCCACTGGATCGACGCCGCGTCTTCCCTGCGCATGGAAAAGAACGCCGTCATCGTGCTCGACCCGGTCAACATGCCGGTCATCAAGAACGCCCTCGCCAATGGCGGCAAGGACTGGATCGGCGGCAACTGCACGGTGAGCTGCATGCTAATGGGTGTGGGCGCGCTGTACAAGGCAGGCCTGGTTGAGTGGATGAGCACCCAAACCTACCAGGCCGCGTCGGGCGGCGGTGCGCAGCACATGCGCGAACTGCTGACCCAGTACGGCACGCTGAATGGTGAAGTGAAGGCCCTGCTCGATGACCCCAAGAGCGCCATCCTGGAAATCGACCGCAAGGTCATCGCCAAGCAGCGTGCGCTGACCAGCGCTGAAACCGCCAATTTTGGTGTGCCGCTGGGCGGCAGCCTGATACCCTGGATCGACAAGGATCTGGGCAATGGCATGTCCAAGGAAGAGTGGAAGGGCATGGCCGAAACCAACAAGATCCTCGGCATGGGCGAAGGCTTCAACGCCGCCGCCATTCCGGTTGATGGCTTTTGCGTGCGCGTGGGCGCCATGCGCTGCCACAGCCAGGCACTGACCTTCAAGCTGAAGAAGGATGTGCCCGTGGCCGACATCGAAGCCATGATTGCCGCCGACAACCCATGGGCCAAGGTGGTGCCCAACACGCGCGAAGCGACCATCAAGGATCTGACGCCCGTGGCTGTGACCGGCACCATGAACATCCCCGTGGGTCGTATCCGCAAGCTGGCGATGGGCCCCGAGTATGTGGGCGCTTTCACCATCGGTGACCAGCTGCTGTGGGGCGCTGCCGAGCCCCTGCGCCGCATGCTGCGCATTCTGCTGGACGCCTGA
- a CDS encoding FimV family protein: MHRWKFSVLAAAAVALTGFCADDASALALGRITVQSALGEPLRAEIDLPQITPEEADTLRATTASPEVFRAQGLEFNPAVNNLRVQLQRRANGTAVLRLSSDRPVNDPFVDLVLDASWRSGHIVRSYTMLFDPPASRRAAPAVTAAPQVSAPVAQAQAQAGSAPISPRVAAPSARARPAALRSPPHAQRQPMPLLFGRATRPVAWPTTTALPAYRWTRCWWR; the protein is encoded by the coding sequence ATGCATCGTTGGAAATTTTCTGTCCTGGCGGCTGCGGCCGTCGCATTGACCGGTTTTTGTGCCGACGATGCTTCTGCCCTCGCTCTGGGCCGCATTACGGTGCAATCCGCCCTTGGGGAGCCATTGCGCGCCGAAATCGATCTGCCCCAGATCACCCCGGAAGAGGCTGACACCCTGCGTGCCACCACCGCCTCGCCCGAAGTCTTTCGCGCCCAGGGCCTGGAATTCAACCCGGCAGTGAACAATCTGCGGGTGCAACTGCAGCGGCGGGCCAACGGCACGGCTGTGCTGCGCCTGTCCAGCGACCGCCCTGTCAACGATCCTTTCGTGGACCTGGTGCTGGATGCTTCCTGGAGAAGCGGCCACATCGTGCGCAGCTACACCATGTTGTTCGATCCGCCAGCCTCGCGCCGCGCAGCGCCCGCAGTTACCGCGGCACCGCAGGTTTCAGCCCCCGTGGCGCAGGCCCAGGCGCAAGCAGGTTCTGCACCGATCTCCCCGCGTGTTGCGGCGCCTTCCGCCCGCGCGCGCCCCGCAGCACTGCGGTCGCCACCCCACGCCCAGCGCCAGCCGATGCCGTTACTGTTCGGGCGGGCGACACGGCCGGTCGCCTGGCCAACAACTACCGCCCTGCCAGCGTATCGCTGGACCAGATGCTGGTGGCGCTGA
- a CDS encoding FimV/HubP family polar landmark protein, with product MLVALMRANPDAFIQGNVNRIKAGAVLQMPDEATALATPPAEARQVLAAQSRDFNAFRRKLAAAAPTAEVAAAERSASGTVQARVEDKKPATAAPDKLTLSKGAITGQKAAEDQLAKDKQASESSARMAELSKNINELNQLSAASAPVGAPATAASSALGAVAVATPAAVSTQPTASEPAALATSAAASVSAAASVPVAAEAAASDPAAVAAQAAAPASAPAPAPVPKPASMPAPVPEPSFLSGLMDDPLVPAGGLLALIALGGYGAYRVVQRRRANAGVDSSFLESRLQPDSFFGASGGQQVDTANSQMTTGSSMAYSPSQLDAGGDVDPVAEADVYLAYGRDLQAEEILKEAIRHNPARVSVHVKLAEIYAKRQDRKALEAVAGDVFKLTQGEGSDWARVTELGRDLDQENPLYQPGGRPGATPGIATASASPASVASTAMAAAPAAAAAALPPDLDLDLDLDLPEDALTEAPAAAGGFAAAAAAATATDEGDTESAALPQLDLPTSLSAMQPALAPAAAIAPPPMADLDFPATDDLTMLPSGAMPLMASAKADTPDTAPMEFDLGDLTLDLGAPSKPATPPEAATAPAAAADDGVDAAADDPLATKLALAQEFNAIGDIDGARTLVEEVVAESSGALKARAQRLLSDLG from the coding sequence ATGCTGGTGGCGCTGATGCGCGCCAACCCGGACGCCTTCATCCAGGGCAACGTCAACAGGATCAAGGCCGGTGCCGTGCTGCAAATGCCGGATGAGGCCACCGCACTGGCCACGCCACCGGCCGAAGCCCGCCAGGTTCTGGCGGCACAAAGCCGGGATTTCAACGCATTCCGCCGCAAACTCGCTGCGGCAGCCCCCACCGCCGAAGTGGCAGCCGCAGAGCGCTCTGCCAGCGGCACAGTGCAAGCACGGGTCGAAGACAAGAAGCCCGCAACCGCCGCGCCCGACAAGCTGACGCTGTCCAAGGGCGCCATCACGGGCCAGAAGGCTGCAGAAGACCAGCTGGCCAAGGACAAGCAAGCCAGCGAATCCTCGGCCCGTATGGCCGAACTGTCCAAAAACATCAACGAGCTGAACCAGCTCAGCGCGGCGTCTGCGCCGGTCGGTGCGCCTGCAACTGCAGCCTCCAGCGCGCTTGGCGCGGTGGCTGTCGCCACGCCGGCTGCAGTGTCCACTCAGCCGACAGCCTCCGAGCCAGCAGCCCTGGCGACATCTGCCGCGGCCAGCGTATCTGCCGCGGCCAGCGTGCCAGTGGCCGCCGAGGCGGCGGCCAGTGATCCAGCAGCAGTGGCGGCGCAAGCCGCGGCGCCAGCATCCGCCCCTGCGCCAGCACCTGTGCCCAAGCCCGCCTCCATGCCAGCGCCTGTCCCCGAGCCGAGCTTCCTGTCAGGTCTGATGGATGACCCCCTGGTACCTGCCGGAGGACTTCTCGCACTGATCGCCCTGGGCGGCTACGGTGCCTACCGCGTGGTGCAACGGCGTCGCGCCAACGCCGGTGTGGACAGTTCATTCCTCGAAAGCCGCCTGCAACCCGACTCCTTTTTTGGCGCCAGCGGCGGCCAGCAAGTGGACACGGCCAACAGCCAGATGACGACCGGCTCATCCATGGCCTACTCCCCCAGCCAGCTTGATGCCGGCGGTGACGTGGACCCCGTTGCCGAAGCCGACGTGTATCTGGCATATGGCCGCGACCTTCAGGCAGAAGAAATCCTCAAGGAAGCGATTCGCCACAATCCAGCCCGCGTATCGGTGCACGTCAAGCTGGCCGAGATTTACGCCAAGCGGCAGGATCGCAAGGCCCTTGAAGCAGTGGCCGGTGACGTGTTCAAGCTGACGCAAGGCGAAGGCTCGGACTGGGCCCGTGTGACCGAACTGGGCCGCGATCTGGACCAGGAAAACCCGTTGTACCAACCTGGGGGCCGTCCCGGCGCAACCCCTGGCATTGCCACCGCCTCGGCCTCGCCTGCCAGCGTCGCGAGCACCGCGATGGCCGCTGCGCCCGCAGCAGCAGCTGCTGCACTCCCACCTGACCTGGATCTCGACCTCGACCTGGATTTGCCCGAAGACGCGCTGACCGAGGCGCCAGCCGCCGCGGGTGGCTTTGCCGCCGCAGCGGCCGCGGCAACCGCTACCGATGAAGGCGACACCGAATCGGCAGCACTTCCGCAACTGGACCTGCCCACATCGCTGTCTGCCATGCAGCCCGCATTGGCGCCTGCCGCTGCGATCGCACCACCGCCGATGGCGGACCTCGATTTCCCGGCCACCGACGATCTCACCATGCTCCCTTCTGGCGCCATGCCACTGATGGCCAGCGCCAAGGCAGACACCCCTGACACGGCGCCCATGGAGTTTGACCTGGGCGACCTGACGCTGGACCTGGGCGCGCCGTCCAAACCTGCCACGCCCCCCGAAGCAGCAACAGCGCCAGCCGCCGCAGCAGACGACGGGGTCGATGCAGCCGCCGATGACCCATTGGCCACCAAGCTGGCGCTGGCGCAGGAGTTCAATGCCATCGGCGATATTGACGGGGCCCGCACCCTGGTCGAAGAAGTGGTCGCCGAATCCTCGGGGGCGCTAAAGGCCCGCGCCCAGCGGCTGCTGTCCGACCTGGGCTGA
- the truA gene encoding tRNA pseudouridine(38-40) synthase TruA, whose translation MGVAYSGQRYNGWQSQLSGNTIQDHLEAALGRFATHRVSTLCAGRTDAGVHGLMQVVHFDTPLHRPASSWVRGTNTFLPPDIAVQWAQPVPDGFHARASAIARRYAYVLLQSPVRPSVDAGRVGWVFYPLDHAAMSQAAQQLLGEHDFTSFRASACQAKSPIKTLQRIDITRTPATEAEPSEGFAPCYWRFEFEANAFLHHMIRNIMGCLIAVGQGKKPPEWVSEVLAARSRDVAAPTFSPDGLYFQGPVYEPRWGLPSRTAAYDWLP comes from the coding sequence ATGGGGGTGGCCTACAGCGGCCAGCGTTACAACGGCTGGCAAAGCCAGTTGTCGGGCAACACCATCCAGGATCATCTCGAAGCGGCCTTGGGCCGCTTCGCTACGCACCGGGTCAGCACCTTGTGCGCAGGCCGCACCGATGCGGGGGTGCATGGCCTCATGCAGGTCGTTCACTTTGATACGCCACTGCACCGCCCGGCGTCTTCATGGGTGCGCGGCACCAATACCTTTTTGCCGCCGGACATTGCGGTGCAATGGGCCCAGCCAGTACCCGACGGTTTTCACGCACGTGCAAGCGCCATCGCACGGCGCTATGCCTATGTGCTGTTGCAGTCGCCCGTGCGCCCCAGCGTCGATGCAGGCCGCGTCGGCTGGGTTTTCTACCCGCTCGACCACGCCGCCATGTCGCAGGCCGCGCAACAGTTGCTGGGTGAACACGACTTCACGTCGTTCCGTGCGTCGGCTTGCCAGGCCAAGTCGCCCATCAAGACCTTGCAGCGCATTGACATCACCCGCACCCCGGCCACCGAGGCAGAGCCGTCAGAAGGCTTTGCCCCATGCTACTGGCGTTTCGAGTTCGAGGCCAACGCCTTCCTGCACCACATGATTCGCAACATCATGGGTTGCCTGATTGCGGTGGGCCAGGGGAAAAAGCCCCCCGAATGGGTCAGCGAGGTGCTGGCTGCACGCTCCCGCGACGTGGCGGCACCCACCTTTTCGCCCGATGGCCTTTATTTTCAAGGCCCTGTTTACGAACCTCGCTGGGGCCTGCCCAGCCGCACGGCTGCGTATGATTGGCTGCCATGA
- the trpB gene encoding tryptophan synthase subunit beta produces MNSYQQPDPSGHFGPYGGSFVSETLTHAIQELRETYARYQHDPEFLAEFHYELKHFVGRPSPVYHAARTSREMGGAQIYLKREDLNHTGAHKINNVIGQAMLAKRMGKPRIIAETGAGQHGVATATICARYGLECVVYMGAEDVKRQSPNVYRMKLLGATVVPVESGSKTLKDALNEAMRDWVANVDNTFYIIGTVAGPHPYPMMVRDFQSVIGKECIEQMPEMLAAQKAATTQPDVVVACVGGGSNAMGIFHPYIPFEKTRLIGVEAAGEGLESGRHSASLQKGSAGVLHGNRTFILQDDNGQITETHSISAGLDYPGVGPEHAWLQEIGRAEYVGITDQEALDAFHYLCRTEGIIPALESSHAVAYAMKLAKTMRTDQSILVNLSGRGDKDIGTVADLSGADFYCRPSCQGQSVKGGEQPIKVVK; encoded by the coding sequence ATGAATTCCTACCAGCAACCTGATCCCTCGGGCCATTTCGGTCCTTACGGCGGCAGCTTTGTCAGCGAAACCCTGACCCACGCCATCCAGGAACTGCGCGAGACCTACGCGCGCTACCAGCACGACCCCGAGTTCCTGGCCGAGTTCCACTATGAACTCAAGCACTTCGTGGGCCGCCCCTCGCCCGTGTACCACGCAGCGCGCACCAGCCGAGAAATGGGAGGCGCGCAGATCTATCTCAAGCGCGAAGACCTCAACCACACCGGCGCCCACAAGATCAACAACGTGATCGGCCAGGCCATGCTCGCCAAGCGCATGGGCAAGCCGCGCATCATTGCCGAGACTGGCGCCGGCCAGCACGGCGTGGCCACGGCCACCATCTGCGCCCGCTATGGGCTCGAATGCGTGGTGTACATGGGTGCGGAAGACGTCAAGCGCCAAAGCCCCAACGTGTACCGCATGAAGCTGCTGGGCGCCACCGTGGTGCCCGTCGAGTCGGGCAGCAAGACGCTGAAAGACGCGCTCAACGAGGCGATGCGCGACTGGGTTGCCAATGTGGACAACACCTTCTACATCATCGGCACGGTGGCGGGCCCCCACCCCTATCCCATGATGGTGCGCGACTTCCAGAGCGTGATCGGCAAGGAATGCATCGAGCAGATGCCCGAGATGCTGGCGGCCCAGAAGGCGGCCACCACGCAGCCCGATGTGGTGGTGGCTTGCGTGGGCGGCGGCAGCAACGCCATGGGCATCTTCCACCCCTATATTCCGTTTGAAAAAACCCGCCTCATTGGCGTGGAGGCGGCGGGCGAAGGGCTGGAATCGGGCAGGCACTCGGCATCGCTGCAAAAGGGCAGCGCGGGCGTGCTGCACGGCAACCGCACTTTCATCCTGCAAGATGACAACGGCCAGATCACCGAGACCCACAGCATCAGCGCGGGCCTGGACTACCCCGGCGTAGGCCCAGAACACGCCTGGCTGCAGGAAATCGGCCGTGCCGAATATGTGGGCATCACCGACCAGGAAGCGCTCGACGCCTTCCATTACCTGTGCCGCACCGAGGGCATCATCCCCGCGCTCGAATCCAGCCACGCTGTAGCCTACGCCATGAAGCTGGCCAAGACCATGCGCACTGACCAGTCCATCCTGGTCAATCTGTCGGGCCGTGGCGACAAGGACATCGGCACCGTGGCCGACCTCAGCGGTGCCGATTTTTACTGCCGCCCCAGCTGCCAGGGGCAGTCCGTCAAGGGCGGCGAGCAACCCATCAAGGTGGTGAAATAA
- the trpA gene encoding tryptophan synthase subunit alpha — protein sequence MSRIASTFSALQAQGRKALIPYVTAGFPFADITPALMHGMVEAGADVIELGVPFSDPMADGPVIQKAGEKALGLGIGMVQVLDHVREFRKRNSTTPVVLMGYANPVERYDQKHGTGAFVRDSAAAGVDGVLIVDYPPEECEAFAASLREHGMDLIFLLAPTSTDERMAQVARVASGYVYYVSLKGVTGSGALDTSAVEQMLPRIRQHVQIPVGVGFGIRDAATAQAIGKVADAVVIGSRIIQLIEDQEHAKVVPITIDFLRGIRKALDA from the coding sequence ATGAGCCGCATCGCATCCACCTTCTCCGCCCTGCAAGCGCAGGGCCGCAAGGCGCTGATTCCCTATGTCACCGCCGGTTTTCCGTTTGCCGACATCACGCCCGCACTCATGCACGGCATGGTCGAGGCCGGGGCCGACGTGATCGAACTGGGCGTGCCCTTTTCCGATCCCATGGCCGACGGCCCCGTCATCCAGAAGGCGGGCGAAAAAGCCCTCGGTCTGGGCATTGGCATGGTGCAGGTGCTGGACCATGTACGTGAATTCCGCAAGCGCAACAGCACCACACCCGTGGTGCTGATGGGTTACGCCAACCCTGTGGAACGCTACGACCAAAAGCATGGCACCGGTGCGTTCGTGCGTGACTCTGCCGCTGCCGGCGTTGATGGTGTGCTCATCGTGGACTACCCGCCCGAGGAGTGCGAGGCCTTTGCCGCCAGCCTGCGCGAGCACGGCATGGACCTGATCTTCCTTCTGGCCCCCACCAGCACCGACGAGCGCATGGCCCAGGTGGCCCGTGTGGCGAGTGGCTATGTGTACTACGTGTCGCTCAAGGGCGTGACCGGCTCTGGTGCGCTGGATACATCTGCCGTGGAGCAGATGCTGCCCCGCATCCGCCAGCATGTGCAGATCCCCGTAGGCGTGGGCTTTGGCATTCGCGACGCCGCAACAGCCCAGGCGATCGGCAAGGTGGCCGATGCGGTGGTGATTGGCAGCCGCATCATCCAGCTGATCGAAGACCAGGAACACGCCAAGGTGGTTCCGATCACGATCGACTTCCTGCGCGGCATCCGAAAAGCGCTCGACGCATAA
- the accD gene encoding acetyl-CoA carboxylase, carboxyltransferase subunit beta — protein sequence MSWLEKLLPAKIQQTDPTERRQVPEGLWIKCPSCETVLYKADLEQNQNVCPHCSHHHRIGARARLNAFLDPEGRYEIGQEVLPVDALKFKDSRKYPERLKEALENTGETDALIVMGGAVKSINLVVACFEFDFMGGSMGSVVGERFVRGVEAAIEQKVPFLCFTATGGARMQEGLLSLMQMAKTNAALTRLAKKGLPYISVLTDPTMGGVSAGFAFVGDIVIAEPKALIGFAGPRVIESTVRVTLPEGFQRAEFLQTKGAVDFICDRRELRNTVASSLAMLQRLPADAVM from the coding sequence ATGTCCTGGCTCGAAAAACTTCTACCCGCCAAAATCCAGCAAACCGACCCCACCGAGCGCCGCCAGGTGCCCGAGGGCCTGTGGATCAAGTGCCCGAGCTGCGAAACGGTGCTCTACAAGGCCGATCTGGAGCAGAACCAGAACGTCTGCCCTCACTGCAGCCACCACCACCGCATCGGTGCACGAGCCCGGTTGAACGCGTTCCTGGACCCCGAAGGCCGTTACGAAATCGGCCAGGAAGTCCTGCCCGTGGATGCCCTCAAGTTCAAGGACAGCCGCAAGTACCCCGAGCGCCTGAAAGAAGCGCTGGAAAACACCGGCGAAACCGATGCCCTCATCGTCATGGGCGGGGCGGTCAAGAGCATCAACCTGGTGGTCGCCTGCTTCGAATTCGACTTCATGGGCGGCTCGATGGGGTCGGTGGTGGGCGAACGGTTTGTGCGTGGCGTGGAAGCCGCCATCGAGCAGAAGGTGCCCTTCCTCTGCTTTACCGCCACCGGTGGTGCCCGCATGCAGGAAGGCCTGCTGTCACTCATGCAGATGGCCAAGACCAATGCGGCCCTGACTCGCCTGGCCAAGAAAGGCCTGCCCTACATCAGCGTGCTGACCGATCCGACCATGGGCGGCGTGAGCGCCGGTTTTGCCTTTGTGGGCGACATCGTGATTGCCGAACCCAAGGCCCTGATCGGCTTTGCCGGCCCGCGCGTGATCGAATCCACCGTGCGCGTGACGCTGCCCGAGGGCTTTCAGCGCGCCGAGTTCCTGCAGACCAAGGGCGCCGTGGATTTCATCTGCGACCGCCGCGAGCTGCGCAACACCGTGGCCAGCAGCCTGGCCATGCTGCAACGCCTTCCTGCCGACGCTGTCATGTAA
- a CDS encoding YggT family protein → MLYQIASFLLDVIGGLLTGACLLRLYMQWQRVAFSNPIGGLVFALTDWLIMPLRRVIAPVGRWDLSSLVAAALLQLVQYFLLWLILGAGAAWAWLPWLALFGLVRVAISGLIGLLIVYAVMSWMQARSPLADVVARLCTPVLRPFQRIIPLVGGVDLSPLAVLVLLQVAMIVLGHLQAGVLQG, encoded by the coding sequence ATGCTCTACCAGATCGCCTCTTTCCTGCTCGACGTAATTGGTGGCCTGCTGACTGGGGCTTGTCTGTTGCGTTTGTACATGCAGTGGCAACGTGTTGCTTTCTCGAACCCGATCGGCGGCCTGGTGTTTGCCCTTACCGACTGGCTGATCATGCCGCTGCGGCGTGTGATTGCACCGGTGGGGCGCTGGGACCTCTCGAGCCTGGTCGCCGCCGCACTGCTGCAACTGGTCCAGTACTTCCTGCTGTGGCTGATTCTGGGTGCCGGGGCTGCCTGGGCCTGGTTGCCCTGGCTGGCGCTTTTCGGCCTGGTGCGTGTGGCCATCTCGGGGCTGATCGGCTTGCTGATTGTTTATGCGGTGATGTCATGGATGCAGGCCCGCTCGCCGCTTGCAGATGTGGTGGCGCGCTTGTGTACGCCGGTGCTGCGGCCGTTTCAGCGCATCATTCCGCTGGTCGGGGGGGTGGATTTGTCGCCGCTGGCCGTGCTGGTGCTGCTGCAGGTGGCAATGATCGTGCTGGGGCACTTGCAGGCGGGAGTCTTGCAGGGGTGA
- a CDS encoding LON peptidase substrate-binding domain-containing protein, translated as MTQPLTLSSLPLFPLNSVLFPGGVLALRVFEVRYLDMVRKCHHAGAPFGIVALTQGNEVRHAGAPDERFHDTGTLAVIEKIDNPQPGLITLLCRGSQRFRITQRSHLPHGLWVADVEQLAADLSVPIPEDLLPTATTLSQVLASLRERDTDAATTITPTPAQLADCGWVANRWCELLPIPLKLKQQLMELDNPLVRLELVGDVLERTGIAPP; from the coding sequence ATGACACAACCCCTCACCCTGTCATCCCTTCCGCTGTTTCCGCTCAATTCCGTGCTGTTTCCTGGCGGAGTGCTGGCGCTGCGCGTGTTCGAAGTTCGCTACCTCGACATGGTGCGCAAATGCCACCATGCGGGCGCCCCGTTTGGCATCGTTGCACTCACGCAGGGCAACGAGGTGCGACACGCTGGTGCGCCTGATGAGCGATTCCACGACACCGGAACCCTGGCCGTGATCGAAAAAATCGACAACCCGCAGCCCGGGCTGATCACCCTGCTGTGCCGCGGCAGCCAGCGTTTTCGCATCACCCAGCGCAGCCATTTGCCGCACGGCCTGTGGGTTGCCGATGTGGAGCAACTGGCCGCTGACCTGTCCGTACCGATTCCCGAGGATCTTCTCCCCACCGCCACCACCCTCTCCCAGGTGCTGGCATCCCTGCGCGAACGGGATACCGACGCTGCCACAACCATCACGCCCACCCCCGCTCAACTGGCCGACTGCGGCTGGGTTGCCAACCGCTGGTGCGAGCTGCTGCCCATTCCGCTGAAACTCAAGCAGCAGCTGATGGAACTTGACAACCCTCTGGTCCGGCTGGAACTGGTAGGGGATGTGCTGGAACGCACCGGCATTGCGCCTCCCTAG
- a CDS encoding polysaccharide biosynthesis protein has protein sequence MPQDRYLLRNVLEWPRSAKRLFVVAMDVCMGILAMWLAFSLRLETLHWPEGLQWLVYAMAPVLAFPILVNQGLYRAIFRYTGISALITTGKAVAIYGTVLFAILLSAKWEGVPRSVGILQPLIFLLMVGTSRAMGWHWLKGRPAAAPSRLLIYGAGNAGAQTAAGLGGTHQYLLQGFVDDDAAKAGRSINGTRVYAPHDLPHIIDRLGVTDILLAVPSATRHRRRQIIESLRELPLRIRTLPGLTDLASGRVTITDFQDLDIEDLLGREPVAANPELLRRNLAGQVIMVTGAGGSIGSELCRQIVQAAPARLLLVDHSEYALYAIHHELQALRDQGVHACELVPLLANVVEPRRMADICRAHSPGSIYHAAAYKHVPMVEANAGEGVLNNVFGTLNMVRMALEYGAQHFVLVSTDKAVRPTNIMGASKRMAELVLQAIAASRQPPFGAPAAAPWTCPTRFSMVRFGNVLGSSGSVIPLFRRQIAAGGPVTVTHPEVTRYFMTIPEAAQLVLQAGAMAEGGDLFLLDMGEPIRIVQLARRMVALSGLTVRDAQHPGGDIAIEFTGLRPGEKLYEELLIGDHPLPTAHPRILRAREEHAAWESMQATLEALRKAAVADDTPTIKAMLRQLVPGYQPTSTDGT, from the coding sequence ATGCCCCAAGACCGGTATTTATTGCGCAACGTGCTGGAATGGCCGCGCTCTGCCAAACGGCTGTTTGTGGTGGCCATGGACGTCTGCATGGGGATTCTGGCCATGTGGCTGGCATTCAGTTTGCGGCTGGAAACCCTGCATTGGCCCGAGGGTCTGCAATGGCTGGTTTATGCCATGGCTCCTGTACTTGCCTTCCCTATTCTGGTTAACCAGGGGCTATACCGCGCAATATTTCGCTACACAGGCATCAGTGCACTGATCACGACCGGCAAGGCGGTAGCCATTTATGGCACCGTTCTCTTCGCCATCCTGCTCAGCGCGAAATGGGAGGGCGTCCCCCGAAGCGTTGGCATTTTGCAACCGTTGATCTTTTTGCTGATGGTCGGCACCAGCCGTGCCATGGGTTGGCACTGGCTCAAGGGGCGCCCAGCCGCAGCACCCAGCCGGTTGCTGATTTACGGTGCTGGAAACGCTGGCGCGCAGACGGCGGCCGGACTTGGGGGTACTCATCAGTACCTGTTGCAAGGTTTTGTGGATGACGACGCTGCCAAGGCCGGGCGCAGCATCAACGGCACCCGCGTCTATGCACCCCACGACTTGCCCCACATCATTGATCGCCTGGGCGTCACCGACATCTTGCTGGCGGTGCCCAGCGCCACGCGCCACCGCCGCCGCCAGATCATTGAAAGCCTGCGCGAATTACCCTTGCGTATTCGCACCCTGCCCGGGCTGACCGACCTGGCCAGCGGCCGGGTCACCATCACCGATTTTCAGGACCTGGACATTGAAGACCTGCTCGGCCGCGAACCTGTGGCGGCCAACCCTGAACTGCTAAGACGCAACCTGGCGGGCCAGGTGATCATGGTCACAGGTGCGGGCGGCAGCATCGGCAGCGAGCTGTGCCGCCAGATTGTGCAGGCGGCCCCGGCGCGGCTGCTGCTGGTGGACCACAGCGAATACGCGCTCTACGCCATCCACCACGAACTACAGGCTTTGCGCGACCAGGGCGTGCACGCCTGCGAACTCGTGCCGCTGCTGGCCAACGTGGTCGAGCCACGGCGCATGGCTGACATCTGCCGCGCACACAGCCCCGGCTCCATCTACCACGCCGCCGCCTACAAGCATGTGCCCATGGTCGAGGCCAACGCGGGCGAAGGCGTGCTCAACAATGTGTTCGGCACGCTCAACATGGTGCGCATGGCGCTGGAATATGGAGCGCAGCATTTCGTGCTCGTCTCCACCGACAAGGCGGTACGCCCCACCAACATCATGGGCGCCAGCAAGCGTATGGCCGAGCTGGTGCTGCAGGCCATCGCGGCGAGCCGCCAGCCGCCATTCGGCGCACCTGCTGCCGCCCCATGGACCTGCCCTACGCGTTTTTCCATGGTGCGTTTCGGCAACGTACTGGGGTCGAGTGGCAGCGTGATCCCGCTGTTCCGACGCCAGATCGCCGCAGGCGGCCCCGTCACGGTCACGCACCCGGAGGTCACGCGCTATTTCATGACCATCCCCGAGGCGGCCCAGCTCGTGCTGCAGGCCGGCGCCATGGCCGAAGGGGGCGACCTGTTTCTGCTCGACATGGGCGAACCCATCCGCATCGTTCAGCTGGCCCGACGCATGGTGGCGCTGTCGGGGCTGACCGTACGCGACGCGCAGCACCCGGGCGGCGATATCGCCATCGAGTTCACCGGCCTGCGCCCCGGCGAGAAGCTCTACGAAGAACTGCTGATCGGCGACCACCCCCTGCCCACCGCGCATCCGCGCATCCTGCGGGCACGCGAGGAACATGCCGCCTGGGAAAGCATGCAGGCCACGCTGGAGGCCCTGCGCAAAGCCGCCGTGGCAGACGACACCCCGACCATCAAGGCAATGCTGCGCCAGCTGGTGCCTGGCTACCAGCCCACCAGCACCGACGGCACATGA